GTAATATCATAAGATACAGAGGACTTGGAGAAAAGTTAAGATACATTGTAAACAGTCTCTGCGAAAACTTTATAGAGATGACGCCAAACGATGATCATAACTACTGTTGCTCAGCTGGTGGAGGGATGATAGATGCAGGACCACCCTGGAAGATGGCAAGAATTGAAGGTGGTAAAGTTAAGGCAGAACAGATAAGAGATACAGGGGCGAAAATAGTGATAGCACCATGTCATACCTGTCACAAGGGAATTGAGGACTTGAATGATTATTACAAGCTTGGAGTTCATGTAAAGTTTTTAACAGATATGATTGCAGAGCAAATGGAAATTCCTTGAGAGCTTGAGAGCATGAAGAGATTATTTTTCATAGTATTTTTGATTATTACATTTTTTACAGTTACAATTTACTCAAAAAATCAGATACCAACGCAAGAGCCTGAAAACATGGTTGAGATAGCCCATAAAGAGATTTTCAAAAGGCTTGAATATGGTAAAGTTCTATTTGAACATCAGAAACACATTGATACAATGGCAAAACATCTAAATAAACCAAAAGAGATGACCTGTGGAGAATGTCATTTAAGGGATAAATATGGCGATTATTCCTTTGATTTTCAGGGTAGTGGAAATATAAAATCCTCAGAGGAACTTAAAAATCTATATCACATGAGATGCTTAAATTGTCACCAAACACTGAGTTCTCAGAATAAAAAAACAGGACCTGGAATTTTATCTTGCCGTGACTGTCATAAAAAAGAGAGTGAAAAAGTTGAAGTAAAGTATCCTCTGTTTGAGTTTGATTTTTCACTTCATGAAAAACATGTAAAAAAACATGAAAAAGACTGTAGTCTCTGTCATCATATCTATGATATTGAAGAAAAAGATAAAAGCTTAGCTCTTGTGTATGAGAAGGGAACTGAGCAGAGTTGTTATTACTGTCATGATTTTACTAAAAAAAGAGGTCCTGAAATTTCAAAGATAGTAAAAGTAGCAAAGGAAAAGAATCTTGACATAAAAAATGCAAATCATTTACTTTGCTTGAACTGTCATCTAAAGAACAGACTGCAGGCAAAGGATGCAGGTCCATTGGAATGTAAAAAGTGTCACACAGGAAAGTATAAAACCATAGAGGAACTTAAAGATGTACCAAGACCTGAAAGGGATCAGCCTGATAAGGTATTCCTCAACATTGAAGAGGGAAAAATGAAAGGGGTTGCTTTCAAACATAGCTTCCATGAGAAAAATAATAGAAACTGCAGAGTCTGCCACCATGAGACATTAAGGGCCTGTCGAGATTGCCATAATCTCAAAGGTAAGGAAGAGGGTGGATTTGTAAATGCTCTTACAGCATTTCATTCATTAAATTCAGAGACAAGCTGTCAGGGATGTCACAAAAACTTCACCAGAAAAGAAGAATGCTATGGTTGTCATTACTTTATACCGCCAGTAAAAGCGGAAGTTGGTAAAGGACAAACATGCAGTCGCTGTCATACAGGCAAAAAAGAACCAGAAGTAGTAAAAACTTTTGCATTATCATCGGATAAAATAAAAAATGAAGTGACTATAAAGCACATTGAAAAGGAGTTTGAGCCTGTAAAAATACCTCATTACAAGATGATTAAAAAGCTCACTGATATCTCAAACCAGAGTAAGATAGCAACATACTTTCATAAGGATATAGATACTATTTGCAGAGGCTGTCATCACAAAAGCAAGGAGGACGCAGAATCTCAAAGAGAGAGACCTCCTCTTTGTGTAAACTGTCATAGTGTAACTTTTGATGAAAAAGCAATTGCAAGACCAAGACTTCAAGCAGCATATCACAGTATGTGCATAAAATGTCACGAAACCATTAAACTTGAAAAACCGAAAAAATGCGAAGACTGTCACAAAAGAAAGGTAGCGGAAAATGTATATAATTGAGCAACTTTTTTCAGGACACGGATATGAGTATTTAATTGCTGTGCTTTCAATATTTGTTTTTATAGTAATCTTCAGTATGCTCGGAGAAAAGAAAAAGTATTAGAGGAAAGATATGGATAGAAGAGATTTTCTTAAGACAGCACTTAAAATTACAGGATTAACACTCATAGGAAAAAATGCTATAGCTAAGGATTCTTCTGTTTACTCAACAGGAAATCTGGCAAACAGGAAAAACTGGGAAAAATATGAGAGCATAAAAAAAGAAGAAATCTCTCCAAAAGAGCCTTATGCTGTACTTGTTGATCTTACAAAATGCATTGGATGTAGAAGATGTGAATGGGCATGCAATGAATGGAATAAAAATCCAAATAGACCACTTAAAGAGTTTGAGGAATCCAAAGACAGAAAACCTTCGGTTTTTGATAGAATTCGTAGAACCCATGCTGGACAGTTTACAGTGGTAAATAGATTTTATGATGGACAAAAACCAGTTTATGTAAAGAAACAATGCATGCACTGTGCTGAACCTGCCTGTGAAGCTTCCTGTTTTGTTGCTGCCTTTAAGAAAACTCCGCATGGAGCAGTTCTTTACAGTCCCTCTTTGTGTGTGGGCTGTCGTTACTGTATGATTGCCTGTCCTTTTGACATACCAGCCTATGAATACTATGACCCAATTACACCACAGATAACAAAATGCACAATGTGTTTTGATAGAATAACAGAAGGAAAGGTTCCTGCCTGTGTTGAGATATGTTCAGCCGATGTTATGAAATTTGGACCAAGAAGTGAGATGCTAAAACTTGCCCATGAAACAATAAATAATAATCCTGAAAGATACATAAAGCATGTTTATGGTGAACATGAAGCAGGTGGAACGAACTGGCTTTATATATCTGGAGTTCCCTTTGAAAAACTTGGATTTCCAAAACTTGATAAAACACCTATTCCAGAATACAGTAAAAACTTTCTTTTTACTGTAAAAGTGCTTGAGATTGTTGCTGCTGCACCCCTTGTGTGGGGAGCTTATTACATGATTTCAAGAAATAAAAAGAAAAAAGATGAAAGCCATGAGAAATAATAGCTGGTTTAAGGAAAAAATACTTTTAGGAATGAGTTTTAGCGAATATGTTTCAAAACATGCTACACTACCGTTTGTCATAGCTTTTATAATTCTTGCTTTTTCTTTTTATTCAATGGCTTACAGACTTATTTACGGACTTGGACCTGCAACAAATCTTTCTGATACCTATCCATGGGGATTGTGGATAAGTTTTGATATCCTTGCAGGAATTGCCCTTGCTGCTCCAGGACTCACAGTTGGAACTGCAGTTTATCTTTTTGGAATGAAAGATTACAAAAAATTTGCAAGACCGGCAATTCTTTCAAGTTTGCTTGGCTATGTATTTGCTGTTTTTGCTCTTATGTTTGATCTTGGAAGATACTACCGTGTTCCATATGTAATTGGCTGGTCATGGGGATTAAACTCCATACTGTTTCTCATTGCCTGGCATTTCTTTTTGTACATAATTATTTGCCTTATTGAATGGTTCCCTGCATTTTTTGAATGGCTTGGTAAAGATAAACTCAGAGATTTCTTCTCAAAGCTTGGAATCTGGGCAACTGTATTCGGAGTCATCATAGCAGGTGGACATCAGTCAGCTCTTGGAGGACTGTTTCTTATTGCACCAACAAAAGTGCATCCACTCTGGTATTCGGCACTTCTTCCGCTTTTTTTCCTTATTTCAGCAATTTTTGCTGGTATATCAATGGTTATAATTGAAAGCACCATATCTCATAAGATTTTTAAGGAACAACTAAAAAATTTTGATGAGGAAGAATTTAACAGAAAAACACTCGGGCTTGCAAAGGCTCTTGTTGGCTGTCTTTTTGTATATCTAATTCTTAAACTTCTTGACCTTGCCCATTATGACAAATGGCATTACTTAATTACTGGTTACGGTTACTGGTATATTTTAGAAGTTGTTGGTTTTGTTTTAATTCCTGCAGTGATTTTAATTAATGCAATAAAAGTAAAAGACGCAAAAATAGTGCGAGTAATTTCTTTCATAATAGCTGTCGGAGTAATCCTAAATCGTTTTAATGTGAGCCTTATAGCATATAACTGGTATGTACCTCTATCTGATAAGTATTATCCTACATGGATGGAAATTGCTCTTTCTTCAGGGGTAGTGGTTTTAGTAGTTTTATTTTACCGTTTCATTGTAAGAAGGATGGCTATTTTGTAAACTTATTCTTTTATCGTAGAATACTTTATTTTTGATATTCTTTGTCCAACCATTTCAATTACTTTAAAAACTTTACCATCAATATCTACTGTGTCACCAACACGTGGAATTCTTTGAAGTGTAGTAAGAATAAATCCTCCAAGTGTATCATACTCTTCTGATTCTTCAATCTCTATTCCGTAGTCCTCTTTTAAATCTCTTATTGAAATGGTTGCATCGATTATCATTGAACCATCTGGGAGAGTGATTACTGGCGTTTCAGTATCATACTCATCTCTTATTTCACCTACGAGCTCTTCAATAATATCTTCAAGTGTTACAAGTCCTGTTACAACACCGTATTCGTCAACAACCAGTGCCATGTGAACTCTTTTCTTTTGCATTTCCTTAAGGAGTATGTTTATTTTCATTGTCTCGGGAACAAACATGGGAGGTTTAAGAAGTCTCTTTATATCTAAGTTTTCTGGATTTTTAATAAGAGCATTGTAAAAATCTTTTGCATGAAGAATTCCTCTAATGTCATTAAGGTCTTTGCCAAGCGCAGGATATCTTGAAAACTTCTCATCCATAATAATTTCTTTAATCTCATCAATACTCATGTAAATGCTGACAGTAACCATTTGAGGAGCAGGAACCATTATTTCTTTAACTGTGATTTCGCTAAAACTGAATGCACTATGTATAAGCTGACGTTCATCAGGTTCAAATATTCCTTTTTCTTCTCCCTCTTCAATTAAAAGTTTTAATTCTTCCTGTGAAATAAAGCCTCTCTGTGAGAATGCTTTAAGTCCAAAAGGTTTAAGAAGAAAGTTTGTACTCACTGTGAGAATTTTTACAAAAATAAATGTCAATTTTGAAAACTTATCAATAAACTTTGCAGTTTTTAAACTTATCCATTCAGGATGTGAAAGGGCAATGGACTTTGGAATTAATTCCCCCAGTACTGTCGAGAAATATGTAACCAGAATAACTACTATTCCTATAGAGATTGCTTCAGCTGATACTCTTAAAAAACTGAATGGTAAAATTTCAATCAAAGGCTTTATATTCTTTACTGCATAGGCACCTGCCAGAGCTGAGGCAAGACTTCCGATGAGTGTAATCCCAACCTGAATAGTTGCAAGAAATTGATCTGGATTTTCTTTAAATTTTTGAACAACTTCAGCATTTGGAGTCTTTTCTTCAATTAGTTGTTTCAGTCTCGATCTTCTCAGTGTAACAACACCAATTTCAGAAGCA
The nucleotide sequence above comes from Thermodesulfovibrio aggregans. Encoded proteins:
- the hmcA gene encoding sulfate respiration complex hexadecaheme cytochrome HmcA: MKRLFFIVFLIITFFTVTIYSKNQIPTQEPENMVEIAHKEIFKRLEYGKVLFEHQKHIDTMAKHLNKPKEMTCGECHLRDKYGDYSFDFQGSGNIKSSEELKNLYHMRCLNCHQTLSSQNKKTGPGILSCRDCHKKESEKVEVKYPLFEFDFSLHEKHVKKHEKDCSLCHHIYDIEEKDKSLALVYEKGTEQSCYYCHDFTKKRGPEISKIVKVAKEKNLDIKNANHLLCLNCHLKNRLQAKDAGPLECKKCHTGKYKTIEELKDVPRPERDQPDKVFLNIEEGKMKGVAFKHSFHEKNNRNCRVCHHETLRACRDCHNLKGKEEGGFVNALTAFHSLNSETSCQGCHKNFTRKEECYGCHYFIPPVKAEVGKGQTCSRCHTGKKEPEVVKTFALSSDKIKNEVTIKHIEKEFEPVKIPHYKMIKKLTDISNQSKIATYFHKDIDTICRGCHHKSKEDAESQRERPPLCVNCHSVTFDEKAIARPRLQAAYHSMCIKCHETIKLEKPKKCEDCHKRKVAENVYN
- a CDS encoding 4Fe-4S dicluster domain-containing protein; the encoded protein is MDRRDFLKTALKITGLTLIGKNAIAKDSSVYSTGNLANRKNWEKYESIKKEEISPKEPYAVLVDLTKCIGCRRCEWACNEWNKNPNRPLKEFEESKDRKPSVFDRIRRTHAGQFTVVNRFYDGQKPVYVKKQCMHCAEPACEASCFVAAFKKTPHGAVLYSPSLCVGCRYCMIACPFDIPAYEYYDPITPQITKCTMCFDRITEGKVPACVEICSADVMKFGPRSEMLKLAHETINNNPERYIKHVYGEHEAGGTNWLYISGVPFEKLGFPKLDKTPIPEYSKNFLFTVKVLEIVAAAPLVWGAYYMISRNKKKKDESHEK
- the nrfD gene encoding NrfD/PsrC family molybdoenzyme membrane anchor subunit encodes the protein MKAMRNNSWFKEKILLGMSFSEYVSKHATLPFVIAFIILAFSFYSMAYRLIYGLGPATNLSDTYPWGLWISFDILAGIALAAPGLTVGTAVYLFGMKDYKKFARPAILSSLLGYVFAVFALMFDLGRYYRVPYVIGWSWGLNSILFLIAWHFFLYIIICLIEWFPAFFEWLGKDKLRDFFSKLGIWATVFGVIIAGGHQSALGGLFLIAPTKVHPLWYSALLPLFFLISAIFAGISMVIIESTISHKIFKEQLKNFDEEEFNRKTLGLAKALVGCLFVYLILKLLDLAHYDKWHYLITGYGYWYILEVVGFVLIPAVILINAIKVKDAKIVRVISFIIAVGVILNRFNVSLIAYNWYVPLSDKYYPTWMEIALSSGVVVLVVLFYRFIVRRMAIL
- a CDS encoding hemolysin family protein encodes the protein MNEVFLIFLLIFLNGLFAASEIGVVTLRRSRLKQLIEEKTPNAEVVQKFKENPDQFLATIQVGITLIGSLASALAGAYAVKNIKPLIEILPFSFLRVSAEAISIGIVVILVTYFSTVLGELIPKSIALSHPEWISLKTAKFIDKFSKLTFIFVKILTVSTNFLLKPFGLKAFSQRGFISQEELKLLIEEGEEKGIFEPDERQLIHSAFSFSEITVKEIMVPAPQMVTVSIYMSIDEIKEIIMDEKFSRYPALGKDLNDIRGILHAKDFYNALIKNPENLDIKRLLKPPMFVPETMKINILLKEMQKKRVHMALVVDEYGVVTGLVTLEDIIEELVGEIRDEYDTETPVITLPDGSMIIDATISIRDLKEDYGIEIEESEEYDTLGGFILTTLQRIPRVGDTVDIDGKVFKVIEMVGQRISKIKYSTIKE